From the genome of Nitrospira sp. SG-bin1:
TGGCGGAAATTACATCGATTCATTGGCATGGCATTCTTCTGCCGCCGGATATGGATGGCGTGCCGGGGGTGAGCTTCGGGGGCATCCAGCCTGGTGCGACTTTCACCTATCGGTTTCCAATCAAGCAGAGCGGCACCTACTGGTATCACAGCCACTCCGGTGGTCAGGAATTGCAAGGCATGTACGCGCCGATGATCCTAGATCCGGCCGAACCGGAACCGTTTACGTATCACCGCGAGTATGTGGTGATGCTATCCGATTGGAGTTTCGAATCACCCGACACGCTGCTCTCAAACTTAAAGAAGCAAGGAGGGTACTACAATTTCCAGAAGCGAGCAGCTCGTGAGTTCTTGAGCGATGTCCGACGGATGGGGCTTGGACCAGCGCTGCAGAACTACCTGATGTGGGATCAAATGCGGATGGACCCGACCGACTTCGCGGATGTCACCGGGTACACCTTCACCTATCTAATGAACGGCTTGCCGCCTTCTGCGAATTGGACGGGCCTGTTCCATCCCGGAGAACGGATACGCCTCCGCTTCATCAATGCTGCTTCGATGACTTTCTATGACGTCCGTATCCCCCGGTTGACCATGACCGTTGTGCAGGCCGACGGGCAGAACGTCCAGCCGGTCATTGTCGAGGAATTTCGCTTCGGCCCTGCCGAAACCTACGATGTAATCATCGAACCGACCGAAGACCAGGCGTACACCATCTTTGCCGAGACGATGGATCGCAGTGGGTACGCTCGTGGGACGCTTGCTCCTCGTCCAGGGATGGAAGGAGAGATTCCCGAACGCCGCCCCCGTCCGCTTCGGACTATGGAAGACATGGGGATGAGCATGGAAAGCATGGAGATGCCGCATATGAACCACTCTGACGGCGGTGGCACGACGGACAAAACTCCTTCCAACGACATGCCCAGCATGGAACACGGGCAACACGATATGGGAACGCACGATATGGCGAGCAAAACTCCTGATGGTCAAACTGTTTCGATGATTCCCGGAGCCCAGCCTGTCAAACATGGGCCAGACGATCACGGCACTGGCAACCAAACGGTGGCTGAATATTCACAGAATCGATTCGATGAACCAGGAAGAGGACTGGAACACAGTCCTAGGCGAGTGTTGCGATACACCGACTTGAGAAGCCTTGCGCCTTATCCCGACCAACGTGAGCCCGAACGGGAAATTGAATTGCATCTGACGGGACACATGGAACGGTTCCTGTGGTCCTTCGACGGGAAAAAATATTCGGAAGCGAAACAGCCGATTGCCTTCCGCTATGGGGAGCGAGTGCGTTTCACCTTCGTGAACGACACCATGATGGAGCATCCGCTCCATTTGCATGGGATGTGGATGCACCTGGAAAACGGCGCAGGCCAGTATTTGCCGCGTAAGCACACCGTCATTGTGAAGCCAGCCGAGCGTGTCTCGGTTGCCATCACGGCAGACGCGCCAGGGCGATGGGCATTTCACTGTCATTTGCTGCTCCATATGGAAGCAGGCATGTTTCGGGTCGTCGACGTATCTGGGTACGAGCCATAAGAAGGTCATGTCTGTTCGAGCTCTTCAGCGACAGGTGGTCCTAATTGGCCTTTTGAGTGTGGCCATACATGCACCCCTTGTCTCAGCAGAAAGCCAGCCTACTCGGTCTCCCATGGACAATGCGCATCATTCTGGCGCATTCACGGAGTTGAGTGCGTCTGGGCCGCAGCGCCAGGCTATGGATACAGAGGCGGAGTCGGACACTCTGTCATCTTCTAGAGAAACGCGCACACTCCCAAACCTCTCTCCGGAAGAGGGCTGGCCGAGTCCGGTTAACGATCGTGAGAACCGCCTCTTTACACTGATTGACGTGCTCGAATATCGGCCAAAAACGAGTGGGGGTGAGCGTACAAGCGACTATCGTTGGGACATCGAAGGTTGGTACGGCGGGGATTACAACCGACTGTGGTTCAAGAGCGAAGGACAACAAGACACGGCCTTCAAAGCGGACTATGACGTGGATTTTCAGCTGCTGTACGGTCGATTCATCCGAAAATATTACGATTTTCAGATCGGCCCACGCGTCGAGACGCAAACGTTCCGTGGAAGCAATGTCACGCGGGGACTTGGGGTGATCGGGATACAGGGGCTTGTCCCGTACAATTATGAACTAGAGGCCGCTCTGTTCATTGATCAGAACGGCAAGGTGTCCGGGCGTCTTTCGTTTACCAAGGACTTTCTGCTGACGCAGCGGCTGATCCTTCAAGGTCGTTTTGAAACCAATGTGGCGGTTCAACGGGTCGAACAGTTCACCACCGGTTCAGGACTGAACAATCTGGAATTCGGGGTGCGCCTGCGTTATGAAATTCGGCGCGAATTTGCGCCCTATGTAGGCTTCTCGCTCGATAGAAGTTTCGGCGAGACCGCCACGCTGGTACGCCAAGAGGGTGGAAACCCGAGTCAGATCCGATTCGTGGCCGGCGTGCGTATGTGGTTCTAGCATCCGGTTGTCCTTTCCTTCATATCAGCATTTGTTTCTTTTTCCAGGCTCATCAGGATCGGACAACAGTCGGTGGACTGACCAGCTTCACAAGTTTGGATGAGTTTTTTCAGCGCACGAGCCAGGACCCGTAGTCTTGAACCTTGGATTGCACCTGCACGAGTTTCGCCTGTGCCCGTTTCTGCACATCACCACGGCAAGCCGTTGAGGCTATCCGGAGAGTAAGTAATTCGGCAATCTCGCGTAGGGTGAAGCCCAATGCTTGGGCCTTCTTGATGAACCTCAGGCGTCGTTTCTCTTCCTGCCCGTACAGTCTATATCTCGAAGGCTTCCTCGCTGACGGATTGAGCAAGTTCAGACGCTCGTAGTAGCGGACGGTCTGGACATTCACTCCGACAATTCTGGCAAGCTGGCCGATAGTCAGTTGAGCAGCCATGTCATTACCGTGAAGGGAATCTACACCTTGCACTGCAGTATAGAGTCATGCGCCTCTACAGAGTTTCGCACCTCTTGACTCGATACTGTGGTACAGCCCGTAGGATGGCATTCAAAGGGAGGTGATGACTATGTGTCCCTGGGTAGAACAGTTGGGCTTTTGCCCCTATGAGGCTGCGTCCAAGGTATGGCAGTGGATGCACAGCTTCGTAGCATAATCTTACCGAAGGGCGGCAGCCTTCGTATGCTGCCGCCCTTGTGCCGTCGCCTCACATACATGAACACGACATGATCTCAGTTGAATGCGTTCCAGGCCTTCTCGATACAGAGCGCAACTTTCTTTGGCCTTTGCCAAATCACCCTCGTGCTTCTGAATGCATTGCCGATAGCCTTTCAGCAGTTCGTCTGTTTCGCGGCTAATCTCCGCGTTCGCTTGCCGCTGACGGGAGTCCACGCAATTGGTTTATGTAGGCGATCCTTACTTTTCCGTTCAGAAACAGCGATACCGAACAATGCGATGAAACCAACGGAAGCCGGAACGGAGAAATAGAGACTACCGATCTGCAATGCCACGAGATCACCGACCATGGCAAATGGAATCGCAGCAGAATCAACGTCGCCTGTCTGAGATTCCTAAACGTGACGAACAAAATAAGGACAATGAGCCCAATTGACCAACGGACATCACGATGGCCAGACGAGTCATGGCTCGCTGCTGATTTCGAATAGCTCACCCCACGTCAGCAGTTCAGCGATAATCGGACTCGGTTTTCTCAAAGATCTGAACAGCGTGCGCTGGACAACCGTGTGTGACAGATCCTGGCGTGGGTGGCGACGCTGCCGGGCTCCGCAATTCTTGCCGCGCTTGCCTACCTGCTGCTCACTCGCATTTGAGTGAGCGGTCCTACAGTCTCGTCATGATGTGACGTGGTACATCTCGGTGATGCCTAGTCTGCACAGCAGCTCATTTTGGACACGTCTTTTGTGTAGGACAGCGCGACGATTTTGAGCGCCTCGGACATGGTTGGATAGACGTGCAGCAGGTGGGCGAAGTCGCCGATCGTCGCACCAAAATGAAGCCCCATGGCCGCTTCATGAATAACCTCCGCTGCGTTCATTCCGTGCATGGAAACCCCCAGCACCTTCTTCGTGTTCCTGTCCGCAACCATCTTCAGGACCCCTCTGGTCTCGCGGACCGCCCCAGCTCTGGGAACGAGGGACATAGGAATGATGCGACAATCGCACGTGTACCCGCGCGCATTGGCCTCCGCGTCCGACAGTCCGACGACGCCCACCTGCGGGTCGGTAAAAATCGCTCGCGGTATCACGGCGTGGTGTACCTTACGGCCCCCTTTGCCGTTGAGAGCATTTTCGGCCGCAATCCCGCCGTCCTGCGCCCCCACAGGAGTCGCCATCTGGCTTTCCGTGTAGGAACCAATGACGTCTCCGGCCGCATACACGTGCCCGGCAGACGTGCGCAGCTCGTCGTTGACCTTCACGAAACCATGTTCATCCAGATCGACACCTGGAAGGTCAAGTCCGAGCTGTGCCGTATTCGGTGTGCGCCCCGTGGCAACCAGGAGCTTCGCCGCCGTCAGTTCCTGCTGTCGCCCGTCCACCTGGAGCGAGACGACGACATGGCGTTCATCGCCCTGCACCCGGCTCACCGTGGCTTTCGTATAAATGGAAATTCCCTCCTCACGAAATACCTCTGCCACTGATTGCGCAATCTCCGGCTCGTAGGCCGTAAGAATTCGCGCTCCGCGTGCCAGAATCGTGACGCGGGTGCCGAAGCGCGCAAACATCTGGCCCAGCTCCAGTGCGATGTAGCCGCCACCGAGGATGATGAGCGACGCCGGAAGTTCTGTGAGCTCGATGTCTTCGTGACTTGTGAGCAGATCGCTGGTGAGATACGGCGTGTCACGAAGCCCAGGAACCTCTGGTACGGTGGGCGCCGTTCCCGTCGCGACGAGGAATCGAGCCGCTGAGAGCACTTGCCCGTTCACGGTCACCTCGTGGGGGCCGCTGAAGCGGGCGGCTCCGTCAAAAACGCGGATGCGTTCAGAGTTGGAGATACTGCTCTGATACTTCTTTCCCCGGTAATCTTCAATCACGGCATCCTTCTGCTCGATCAGCGCGCGGAAGTCCAGGCTCATCGAGGTTGGCGAGAGCCCGGGGTAGCGCGGATGCCTCGCATCGTAGAGGATTTTCGCGGCTTCGATGAGGTTCTTTGACGGCAAGCAGCCACGGTTGACACAGGTTCCTCCGAGCGTACGCATCTCGGTCATGGCTGCCGTGTGTCCGCTTGCTGCCGCGCGAAGCGCCGCAGCAAACGCCGTCGAGCCGGAACCGAGAATCACCAGGTCAAATTTCTCCGCCATCATGTCCCCTCCTGGGTTGGTTGTCCGGGAATTTTCTTCAGGTCACACGCACGTTTGGCGCCGCACGAAGTAGTAGCCCGCCGCGGCCACTCCAATGAACACCACAAGAAGACCGATCAATATGGCATCATTGAGAATGAATCCGAGGCCAAGCGCGGTGACCAGCCCGGCGACCATAAACGGCGCCACGCAGCAGAGTGCGGCAAACGCCGCGCCGCTGATGCCGACCGCCAGGAGCGTTCGGCCCAACCATGATGGCGCTTCGTGACTCGCTGTTTTGTTCCCTGGCATTCGCTGCGCTCACTGTTTCATGGTGGACGGATAACCCGCGTTCATTGTGGCTTCCATCAACGTCTTGACACTGGTCTTGCTGTCATCGAAGGTGACCAGGGCTTCCTTCTTCTCCAAGTTCACTTCGATGTTCTCGACGCCTTCAACCTTGTTCAGCGCTTTCTTAATTGTGATCGGGCAAGCCTCGCAGGTCATGCCCGTCACCGACAGTGTGACCGTTTGAGTAGCGGCCCAGGCGGGTGCGCTCAAGGCGGCCGAGAGGGCGATTGCAATGATGAGTTGTTTCATGACGTGTTCCTTTCAGTACAACAGCGGCAGAATGTAGGGGAACGCAAGCGCGAGCCCCGTCAGTGCGGCAACAATTACAAAGATGATCTTCTGCGCCGGCTGGACTTGCGGCACGGCACAGACCTCCCCTGGTTTACAGGCTTCGGCGGGCCGGAAGATGCGCCGGTAGGCGAAGAAGAGCGCCACGAGTGCTGCGCCGATAAAGATTGGACGATACGGTTCGAGCACTGTCAAATTGCCGATCCACGCGCCGCTGACGCCAATCGCTACCAATACGAGCGGGCCGAGACAGCAGATCGAGGCGAGGAACGCCGCGAGACCGCTGATACCCAAGGCGCCACGACCGTTTGGGGGGTTAACCCACGGGTTCTCTTTCTCCGACCTGGACAACCTCTCCATGCACCACCTATTTTCAGAGCGTCCGCAGTACAAGCGGTCATGCCTGTTTCTACGGACTTTCTCATTGATTCAAGTCTAAACTCCGTACTACGGTACGGAATCAAGGGAAATTTTCATGGCGTCAGAATTAACGATAGGCCGGGTGGCGAAGCTGGCCGGGGTGAATGTCGAGACGGTCCGTTATTACCAGAGACGGGGACTGCTGGCCGAGCCGAACAAGCCGCACATGGGCTATCGGCGGTATCCGGCGGACATCGTAAAACACATCCGCTTCATTAAGCGGGCGCAGGCCCTTGGGTTCACGTTGGAGGAAATCACCGAACTGCTACGGCTGGAGAAAGCCCGCGCCTGTGCGGAGACCCGCGACCTGGCCGCCCACAAGATGCGACTGATTGACCAGAAGCTCATGGGCCTCACGGCGATGCGGAAAGCGTTAGCTAGTCTGGTTCAGCAGTGCAATAGGAAACAACCTGCGAAGGGATGCCCGATCATCCAGGTGCTCGAACAGGATTAGTTTTCCGATTCATCACGCGTACACCATCTGACACAAGGGTATCTCGCCAGTGGACAGCGCATCCGCGTCTGACGAAGCAACAGTTGTTCGCAAGATTTGAGCTTTCTTTTTGCTCGATGCAAGAACCCGCTGCGCGACACGTCGAGGAGGCGGCACATCACGCATGGCGTGCACCTGTGGCGAAGATCACGCTCAGGACTGTTATGGCCAGCAACAAAAACCGAATTGAACGAGTCATGTGAGGGTCCCTCCCCAAGAGCTTTCCTGCCCACGTCCGTCATGGATCTCAGAGTCTCGTCCCGCTACAGAAAAAACGACGGGATGAGCTCAGGCTCAGAGCAGGGCAGATAACGCCATGATGAAACGGTAGAAGGAAGAACCGGAGAGATCAGATACGAAGCACTGTGCTTGCGAGAGACTGATGTGGAGGAGAACTTGATTCGAGAGCGCAATATAGATTGGAAATCTGTACGAGCCGAGGGCTCACCGTGGGAAGCGTAGGCAACGTATGGTCTGCCGACCAATGATGGTCCACGAGCAACGATGACGACTGCGCGTGGGATTCGACTCCCAAGATCTT
Proteins encoded in this window:
- a CDS encoding MerR family transcriptional regulator, whose translation is MASELTIGRVAKLAGVNVETVRYYQRRGLLAEPNKPHMGYRRYPADIVKHIRFIKRAQALGFTLEEITELLRLEKARACAETRDLAAHKMRLIDQKLMGLTAMRKALASLVQQCNRKQPAKGCPIIQVLEQD
- a CDS encoding copper resistance protein CopA — translated: MQSKRTAQDNTNLISRRVLLKQAGTLGLLAAIQSFFPACASHGLLPMISVGTQPSTLSGELIDLVIGERSFVLDGQTGTAMTINGTIPGPLIRLKEGQEVRLRVTNRLAEITSIHWHGILLPPDMDGVPGVSFGGIQPGATFTYRFPIKQSGTYWYHSHSGGQELQGMYAPMILDPAEPEPFTYHREYVVMLSDWSFESPDTLLSNLKKQGGYYNFQKRAAREFLSDVRRMGLGPALQNYLMWDQMRMDPTDFADVTGYTFTYLMNGLPPSANWTGLFHPGERIRLRFINAASMTFYDVRIPRLTMTVVQADGQNVQPVIVEEFRFGPAETYDVIIEPTEDQAYTIFAETMDRSGYARGTLAPRPGMEGEIPERRPRPLRTMEDMGMSMESMEMPHMNHSDGGGTTDKTPSNDMPSMEHGQHDMGTHDMASKTPDGQTVSMIPGAQPVKHGPDDHGTGNQTVAEYSQNRFDEPGRGLEHSPRRVLRYTDLRSLAPYPDQREPEREIELHLTGHMERFLWSFDGKKYSEAKQPIAFRYGERVRFTFVNDTMMEHPLHLHGMWMHLENGAGQYLPRKHTVIVKPAERVSVAITADAPGRWAFHCHLLLHMEAGMFRVVDVSGYEP
- a CDS encoding mercuric transport protein codes for the protein MERLSRSEKENPWVNPPNGRGALGISGLAAFLASICCLGPLVLVAIGVSGAWIGNLTVLEPYRPIFIGAALVALFFAYRRIFRPAEACKPGEVCAVPQVQPAQKIIFVIVAALTGLALAFPYILPLLY
- a CDS encoding mercuric transport protein periplasmic component; its protein translation is MKQLIIAIALSAALSAPAWAATQTVTLSVTGMTCEACPITIKKALNKVEGVENIEVNLEKKEALVTFDDSKTSVKTLMEATMNAGYPSTMKQ
- a CDS encoding copper resistance protein CopB, with amino-acid sequence MDTEAESDTLSSSRETRTLPNLSPEEGWPSPVNDRENRLFTLIDVLEYRPKTSGGERTSDYRWDIEGWYGGDYNRLWFKSEGQQDTAFKADYDVDFQLLYGRFIRKYYDFQIGPRVETQTFRGSNVTRGLGVIGIQGLVPYNYELEAALFIDQNGKVSGRLSFTKDFLLTQRLILQGRFETNVAVQRVEQFTTGSGLNNLEFGVRLRYEIRREFAPYVGFSLDRSFGETATLVRQEGGNPSQIRFVAGVRMWF